The following DNA comes from Aquila chrysaetos chrysaetos chromosome 9, bAquChr1.4, whole genome shotgun sequence.
ATTCCTCCAGAGTAATAGCAGTAGGATTGTTACTTGCAGCATACTCTGTTGTCTTGGTTGTACTCTataaggaaagagaagggaggggtggtggggaaAGTATGGAACAAATACACAGTGGCTACTACAAGAAACTTTTAAGTTACCTCTTGTGAAGTAACTCACTCTCTATTTTAGACACCAGCAAGACATAGCCATAAATACAAGCACACATATTTAGACTGCTTTCTACTGAGGTTAAAAATCTCCAAGTGTTTTAGAGACAGGAAAAATCTACTTAAATACTTTAAACCTAGAAACCAACCAGAAATGCACACACGAGCTACAGCATTATTAGGCTCCAAATCctttattaaaggcaaaacTTTGATGAggtatttgaaacaaaaatctctaGATCTGTGCAAGATCTGCAACACCATCCTGATACAGAGCCAGCAGTTGGCAAATTTATTATCTACTGTACTTAAGTATATACAGATGCAAGGGAGTTTCTAAAGCCATATTGAAATCATTATCAACACATTTCAGAACAGCAGAGGATATATGGTTTTCCTCCGAGTTGCTGAAGAGCAGCGTGCTAACATGTCACTTCATCCTCTCATCATATCTTTGCCTGATGATCGCTATGCTAGCACCATCTCCCAGCTGAGGTTCCTGCAGGTCTGTGGACATGTCTTCCCAGATTACTGGTGGGTTGCCGCTAAGATCTGTGCTTGCTCAGATTTACTGCCTCTGCTCACAACCCAGCTCTTGCTGTGCTAACGGATTCTATGTCTTTTTCATGAGCGTTCAGAAGGAGGTACCTGCTATTCATACAGAACATTTGagcacttaaaaacaaaaacattctcAGGGAAAATTTAAAACTCATCATCAAAATTGCTGCCAAACGAAGGAAACAAGAGGCAATTCCACACACCTAGAATTCCTACCGGCACAGATCTCTGCACTGCAGTGACCTGTTTCAATGTCAAAGACACCCACCTGCGCACCATACTCATGCTCCACTGTACCCAGAAATGATTCCAGAGGGTTCCTGTCAGCTTCAGataacaggagggaaaaaaacaaaaaaatctattactATTAATTAGCAGTAAAATTTACATACACACCAGGATAAAAAGCAAGGCTTCTAACCCAAAGTGAAGTAAGCTGTTAATACTTTCTGTAAGCTATACCAGGCAAGCCCAGGACCTAAAGCTGACAGTATAAAACTGGTACAATACAAAGAATAGAggcaaagatttttcagtggTTTCTATAATTAGGAGATAGCTTTATTATTCACAGTGCCTCTCCTCCCGGGCCCCCAGGGTAGGCCAATGAAGGGCAGTGTTTCCATACGAAGTTACTGGCTGGTCACCCTTTACTCTAGTTTagatactagaaaaaaaattagtggaccaaaacaaaacaaaaagtccaAGCAAACAAAGCCTACATGAATCTTGTAATCATGGCCAAAGCGAAATAAAGGCATGAATACATTccagaacaggaaaaagcatggaaaagtGCAGCCTTTTAACTTTCAATAAACTTTCAACAGTTTTGAAGGGCTCTTCTTTCCTCTAAATACAGCTAGGATAAATACTGGTTCATTTGTAGGTTAGGAGTCAAGTAATGAGCGACCTCAGACACACAACATGTGAAAGTAAAGCAGGGTGAAGTCAGCAAGAAAAGTATTTCCCTTGTCTACCTGCCCAGTTCTTCTGCAGTCACGCAGAGAAGGCATCAGAGAGCCAAAAGGTTCTACTTATTTCCAGTTATCCTATAGGAAAACTACCTTtatatcttttcttctcctcttctgttAAATGTTCCGTTCTGATTTTTGTGACCACATTCACATTGTTTGCAATgtatacctttaaaaaaaaaaaaaagtacaaggacaaaaaccaaaaagcatcacaggttaaaaaaaaaagagttctctCTAGTAAAACACCATGTACACAAATCTAAAGACAGAATAAATCAGCATGGATCTGCCTCTCATGGACAAAGatcttaatttttaacataCAGGTGATCAACAGGAAATGCTGCACTTCGATTTTTCTATTCGCTTTGGTATAATGGAAATTCTACATAATATAATCTTGACAGACCTATGCTAAGGCTGAATCTACATGCCACCTGCTGGGCAAGTTGATAAAATAAGAAACCCTGCAAATCATACATCATATTCTCTCCAGACAGCATTAATCTCGCAAGCATCCTGTGCCAAAAGAATGGCAAAGGAGTTTGGTCATCAGCTTTGATGACAACAGAAGTCAGCCTTTCAACCAAGTTCCTGGAATGCACATTTACActtttaaatatgctttcatAACTAACCAAACCAACCTCAAGACTAGACAGACATTTCCAAGCCTGCTGGAAAGAATCCCCACCTGGGCAGAGATTTTAAGAGACAACGGGGAGGAAAAGTCAGATAACGCTATTCCTAAACAGAGGTCACTCGTAAGACCTTCCAAATGAAATTTAGTGATAGTTTAATTCTGCAGGAACACTAATGAACCCCATGTCCAACTGAATAGTCCTGCAGTCTTACCAGGAAAAGCCTTCATATAAAAGTCGAAAGCTATTCAGCatttattcttctgttaaaTGAAATTACAAGATGTGATTTATTGCACAAATTCCAAAACCTGGAGTAAACACAGACTTATGAATCAGGGAAGTTAATTCTTTTGATTCTTAACTTAAATTCCTAACACGGTAAGGCTGTAAAGCcatcttcaaaaatatttcaccaaAGTGAAATGGAAGACAAAAACAGTGTCACATGGAACAAATCTGAGCAACTGTATGACTCACGAGCATGGTCAGGGTCTTTAATTTACCAGCAGTCTCTTATTACTTGAATTCATGATGTAATTCATGGCAGCAGGAGGCTGTTATTTCCCAGCAATACTGTTACTAGAGAGTGCTCAAGGCACTTCACCAACGGGTTCCTCATTTTTTAGACAGTGAAAGAATGACTATTCAAGAATGAGTTAAACTCCAGTTTTTGGATGGAAGGGAGTTCTAGCAGTTATGCTGAATCTTTTGCCCCTCTTCTCCTGAAATGCTTTGATCCTCCCTCTCCCCTAAAGCCCCTGCTGATGTTCCTGCGTACAGGCCCCATCCCTCCCACAAGCTTGGCAGCCCTGAAGCTCCTCACTCCTGCCCAGTTCTGCTGGCAACACAATAAAGCTCTCGATTGGAAGTTTTTAAGACctgaaatatttaggaaataaaGGCAAAACACAACCAGACTTCAGTTAGCTATAAGACCTCTTAATAGAATAGAATGGGCTTTACCTTTGCTTCATAACCATTTACgccttctgctttttctgtcctCCATACCCAGAATCCAGATGTGGTTCTGACAAAAAGTGAACACCACAAGCATCTATACAGTTGCATTTCTACACAATCCCCAGCCcgttttttctaaaattgttttgaaacaaCATTTGATAGCTTCTTTGATTATTAACCCCAGACAAAAGCACAGGTCAATCTGTCCTCACCCACACCAATCACAGGAGGGCCGAGGAAGTCACACTGTTTCTGTTCTTATTCAGTCCATGGCCAAAGTGCAAAGGCTCAGACAGAGATTTTAGATTGAGATGTGGATACCTGAGCCACAGAAGACAGCCTAAAAACTTACCGAATTATTTTGTCCAACAGCCTGGGCATGGCAGCTTTTAACACacagtttaatttcaaaagtaaCCTGTCACTGCAATTTGGGGAACTGGATAGTAGGAATAATTCtaagaaatcttattttctggATGTGTAGATGCTGCAGTTACTAAGGCTCAGTGAACATCACAGGGACTAGTTCTGGGCAGCTTTGAAAGGGTACTAAATATTCAGGAGAAAGATGCTGGAATTATACAGCTCGCTTTGAAAACACTTGTTTTGTATGATCATAGGGGTAGTTTACTGCATTCACAGAGCACTCCAAAAGGAGCTTCATAAAAAGGATTGTTTGAACCAAGCTGACAGATTCCTAGATAAACACGTGTAGTAAACAAGGAAGACAAATGTGTGTCTGTGGAAAGACACACTATACacgtatttttatttaaagcattaaTGTAAGATTTGACTTACTTAGCTACAAGACGCCAAGTTCTTGCCCATTAGTTTCAGCACTATACATAAAGATTTGGGTGAAATGCAAACTTGTAATTGGACATTAACGTGGATCTCACTAATATGATAAACTGGAAGTTTCCTGCAAATCAGTTCTTTCAACTGGAAACTTTTTGCCAAGCAATAGTGGCAAGCTAACCAAGTCAAATTTCTTCACCTACTGGTGTGTGAAGTTTAAAGTGATTTCAGATCTAGCCCTAAAAGTTTTTATTACCAGGGCTTTTGAGAGTTTGTCTTTAAAGCTTTATTGCAGGTATGACCATCCATAATCTTGAAGTGTGTATTTGTTAAGAGAAACTTTGTATCTTACCTttcaaaagcaatattttttgtatCAAGGCACGTATTAATAATTGGAGATGTAAGGCGTCTTtccacatcttttctttttggtgtcATAGATCCCAATGTCAAACGCTTCATGTGTTGGGAAATCTCAAAACGCTCCGTTGTAACAAACTTATCATCATGATTGATCTCAATTAGTTCTGCCCAACCTCCAGTATCTGTTGGAAATGGTACACCTTAGTCTAAAAAAAAACTTCGCAACAgtattccaaaatgaaaaactgtatgTCAAATCAGGGTGGATGCTAATTCACTGTATTTTGCGCTCAGCTGAGATCAAATTTGAACTGTATCTAAAATTATTCGGGGGCCAGGAGAACAGAAGGGGGAAAACTAAGTAAAAGACTGAAGTCAAATTTTAGCCCTATTACCAAATTTTGACCTCAGATTTACTCAAAGGAAAGATATTAAGCCATTACGTTAAACCACAAAACAGTATCTCTAGGAGACAGTCACAGAATGTATGTATaaaacttttataaaatttaGTACTCAGCCTCAACAGGTCTTTTTGTGCAAAATTGGGATTTCTCATTGTGGCTCTCGTAGTATTTGGTGATCAATGGTACAGCcatgataaaatatttaccttctCCCTTGAAAATTAAACTACgccttcctctctcccagctcaTATTTTCAAAGCCTAGTAAGGTGATATCAACACGCAGCTTGGCACCACTTTTCCAGATGCGGCAGACATCACTTGGACAAACTCTAGAAACCAGTGggactataaaaaaaaaaaaagagaaaaatgtaaatagaaaatattcaaGAGACTAAGCGCACAGGAAGTCTGAACTCAAGCAGAAGCTATATCCCTGACACAGGATTGCGCAGTACTACGATCATTATTCCAGAGGAGGTGAGATACTCATCTTTAGCTTTAAGAACAATCAGCCTAGGGACAAAACCCACCAACTTTAATTTAAAGATGaacatgaaaaggaagaagacattAGTTCAGACTAAAAGATGTGAAATGGCATAAACCCTACCTCTTAGCAATCTAATAGTTAGCTGTTTGGAAAATTAAGTCAACTCTAAGGCCTAGCATTCATTCCtttagaagaaaaggaggtaGTTCCCAAGTAGTCTGTGCATCTATGTATGAGATATATATCACTGTCTTAGTCATCAACTAAGGTAAACAAAATCCCAAGAAGTCTTCAGCAATTCTAACAATGGCTACactctccattaaaaaaaaaaaacaaacaaaacccaacaaataaaCCAAATATACAGGAAACAAAGCATAACTGTGCAACAAAAATATAAGAGGTTATTCTGAGAGGTGAAGAGGTAAGTATTCTGGGGAGCAGATATTTGTCTGCATATCCGTCGTGACATTTTTACATAAGCAAGTCCCTTTGTCTACAGTTTAGAAGAGGTAGCAGTGACCAGGATTCTTACCCCAGCTAGTGAACTCCCATTTCATTTCCACATAAAAGTCAGGAgtctggagaaggaaaatactttATGAATACCTCATGAAATAGTTTTATTCTAACATTCAGTACAGCATTTCTCGTGAACGTTTTAgataaaggaaagcaaaaaaagaacagaactcAAGACACGAtaaatgaatgttaaaaaaacgAAATTGAAACTAACAAACATAAAAGTCATTGGCCTACCACTACTGCTTTCTGATGAGCTATTCTTCCTTATTTTACTATAGGAGCAGTAACACCTTCAAGATTCAGCGTCCAGTGTTGGAGTTCATGACTAAGGATTTCAAAGTCAAGTCAAGGAAAAAGTCTCCATCTCCCACCACGCTAGGGAATATGCAAGTTGAAATGAAGAACACAATTGCCCATCTGATTCCAGTTTACTTAACTGAAGTACTTGAATGAGAATTGCAGTCTGGAGTAAGAGGTTTAAACTAAATAATTACCTCATTAATCTTTTGGAGTAATTCAGGAACTCCTCCAAGTGTCATAGAGGTCTGCTGGTAGTCCCGATGCTGCAGAATCATTTGTACCATCTCTGGATCTCCTGTACTGACAGCCTcatgtaaaactgaaagaaatccAGACACAAGGCAGTTTCAATTTGCTTTCTGAGCAAAATACATAATATAAAAGCAGTCAAAATACAGCATCTGCAACTGAAAAGTATTAACACAtgacttctgttttccaaattaTCTTTACCTGTCCATCCCTGTGCATTCTCTTTAGTTACATCTGCCTTGTGCTGAAGAAGGACTTTGGCAGATTCTATATAACCCAAGGAAACAGCAAGGTGCAACAAGGTCCGGCCTCGTGGATCACGCTGATCAACATCCTGTTGAGTATCcgagagaaaaataatgctgaagCTGTCCTATCAAATGCAACTAATCAGAGCACACTGAGAAGAGTTTATATAAACAAAGCTTGTCAGTGGTAATCCAGGGGTCAATATTCCCTAGGTGTTCCCACGTATCAGCCTGTGGTGCACAGCTGACTCAGTTTTCAAGCACTACTGTCCTGCCCTTccccactgaaataaaaggagaagcagaacaggGCCTATAAAACCGACATGGTAAGAACCGGTATCACTGTAAGACATGACTGAGTTCTTGTTAATGCTTCTCGTTTCTTTTTCAATAATTATTTCCCCTTCTATCTCCCTTCAGAAGGGGTCTCTTTCAGGAGAAGATGGGACTTCTAGTCCGTGTGCATTGCACCATGGCCAGTCAACAGCCTGAGAGACCAATAGAGCATTTAACATTATACAACAtaatggggaggaggaaaaaaaaaagtaacagggCATACAACACCAATTTTGTATAGCACTTTTTGAAAGTATAGAAGCAAATGGTATTTTACAAAGCATCCATTTGACTGACACACACAGCACAATGAAGAGTGAGTGCATTTTGTACaagtcactaaaaaaaaaaaaaagaaaaaactacacAGGCATAAATATCCAAAACATGCAAGCACAACATACTCATACCTTACATATTTTTCACTATTAGCTTAGAGATTTGAAACAGAAGAGCATCTATAACTAAAGGAAAAGTGGAAAGTCAATAGCAGAATAAGAAAGGAAAGTTATTATGCAAGTTAACACGGTTATCTGACAGCATTAAGTTGGAAAGATCACACACAGAGTaaggaaaacttcattttaaagcattccCTTTTCACTTCTGTGGTGGAATACCAATTAATTTGTTTCCCCACTTCCTACAGCTCCAGTGCCTACTGCACCAACAGGTAAAGGACTCTAAGGCGTCCCTCCCAattgtctttgctgctgttaaCCGGTAACCACACATTCTACCTGTCATTTGCCATACCAAGTGCAGCTGGCTAGTGTCTTTTCATTCCCTCACGCACCCTCCAACAGCAAGAAGCTTATccctgggaagcaggaggaaacATATCTTtggaatactttaaaaaaataagttatttaaaagcagataaAGGAAGTAAGAGACAGACATATTCCACCTTAACATGTTGCTTGTTTCCTTACAGTATAAAGCATTTGAGGTAGGAAGCAGCACTTCATGGGTGTGAACTGCAGTCTCAGACTAACAAGAAGCAGAACGATCTTATTTAATGGCAAACTTTCACAGGCGAGAACtttattgaaacagaaataaatacagagaagcAACGTGCCAGTAAGGTCAAAGATTTTGTTAAGGAATAAGATCACATGAATTAGATAAAAAGTAACTGCATTCCAAAGATTCTCCTAAAAATAGGACAGGAGCATGCTCTATGCAAGCATTAGTAAATCGTGGTGTACTGTTAGAATTGCAGATAATAGCCACTAGTCAGGAGGTGGCACAGCTGATCTTTGGCTCATATACTTGTGGTGTCAGGTATAATGTAATTAATatgctctgcttctgcaaacTATACTCCACACTAGCAAATGTCAGAGCTTTTACACAGCATCTCAGCAAGAAGGATGTTTGCTGCttgagctctgctgcagcttttcagaCCATTTCCTTACGTCATTACCATTTCTCGCTTAACCATCACAGAGAGGGaacagctttgtatttttctactCCACAGCATGAAACAATGATCCATTTTTTTACCAGAGATGCTGAAAACATTCCAGCCAGTATAAAAATGCTGCCCCCACAGTCTTGGACAGCAACAAAGCTGTAAGTGCTGGTCCTCAGCAAGCTAAAGGCTGGTTTAAtcttgggcagcagcagccacctttTCTGCATGTTGACTGCCCATTAAGGTAAGCagtatttattgcttttctggcacagaaaaaaaattaacgtCCATCACATCTGCTCTTCCTGATCTGTTTCAGTGACTCCTAATACTTTCTAAAGAGCTACTCTGCAACCCACATTCGAATGCTCTGAGCACAGCTTTACAGTCAATGTTCAACATCTTACATAACAAAAAGTATACTCCTATGCCTTCTTACATCACTCCCGCAACCACAAATAAATAGGTAAAGAGAAAGAAGCGCAGCAATCCCACAAGCCCAGCAAACAGACCTGGCAGTACCATCCAGGTTACTTCTCTCTAGAAAGGCAGTAAGCGAGGGGCACCAAGCCCTGTACCATGCCACAAGCTCTTTTGGGGCCAACAGCCCCACAACAGCCCCTCTATCGCCTGGGTGTCCCAGTTACCTTGTCCTGTAGCTCCTCGTCCAGGCGCCTGTAGTCATTATTCCAGACCAGGACGTGCAGAGGAAACGTGCTGCTGGCCCTGCCAGGGGAACTCATCATGCCACAcacctgcaggagctggggaagcaggGTGCCTACCCTCACTGTTCCCCCCTCTCTTTACTTTGGACACCCCAGAATACTCAAGCCCTCACCCCTTAagcttctcctctctcctggcacccacctgccccaggtggtggtggggaacaCTGGGCCACAACCCCCTACAAACCCTTCACCCCGCTCCAAGGGGTGCCCCATGCAAAATCCCACTCTTGGGGGTCCCCTGCTCTTGGGCACCCCCCCTCAACCCCACGCTACAGAGAGTCTTCTCTGCTCCTGGTacccccctcagccccacacTCGGGGGAGTCCCCTGCCAGCCCACCCACAGCCCCACACTCCGAGGGCCTCCTGCTCCCCTCGGCCCCTTCGCTCCTGAGGGTCTCCCCTGCTCCTGGCCGCCCCCCAGCCTCACACCCCCGGCTGCCCCCGACCtccgcctcgccccgccccgcccccctccTTCCTGTCTCTCCAG
Coding sequences within:
- the ANKRD13A gene encoding ankyrin repeat domain-containing protein 13A isoform X1 yields the protein MMSSPGRASSTFPLHVLVWNNDYRRLDEELQDKDVDQRDPRGRTLLHLAVSLGYIESAKVLLQHKADVTKENAQGWTVLHEAVSTGDPEMVQMILQHRDYQQTSMTLGGVPELLQKINETPDFYVEMKWEFTSWVPLVSRVCPSDVCRIWKSGAKLRVDITLLGFENMSWERGRRSLIFKGEDTGGWAELIEINHDDKFVTTERFEISQHMKRLTLGSMTPKRKDVERRLTSPIINTCLDTKNIAFERTTSGFWVWRTEKAEGVNGYEAKVYIANNVNVVTKIRTEHLTEEEKKRYKADRNPLESFLGTVEHEYGAQSTTKTTEYAASNNPTAITLEEYFDPEFDLKGRDIGRPKEVTIRTQKFKATLWMSEEFPLSLMEQVTPIIDLMARTSAHFARLRDFITLEFPPGFPVKIEIPLFHVLNARITFENVNGCRTADKTSSQMVGGAQCDSGANFEVDQSVFEIPKSYHIQDDGRNIHVQDEDNEIMQFAIQQSLLESGGNQEVGVHSNGAVAYSQDFNIQYQRALQESYLTSSGNSHCSTPSEPSSFEKDLQLAMELSVREQEEREKQRREEEDAELQQVLQLSLVEK